A genomic window from Silene latifolia isolate original U9 population chromosome Y, ASM4854445v1, whole genome shotgun sequence includes:
- the LOC141631530 gene encoding uncharacterized protein LOC141631530 — MLKKREQPVYEGSKMSLLQSAARLLTLKCEFNMPHKCVDGFASYMRDMIPNNNCMTRNFYETKKVLKALQLPHQKIHACPTGCMLFWNDDHQLEQCKKCGADRYKSKSNLNGKRVPENPLFYFPIGPRLQRLYANKDIAAQMRWHYENPRANGIMSHPSDGEAWKHFDKQHPDFANDPRNRQFIFLSLIISGPKNPKKNLDIYLQPLVQELKDLWKNGLLTYDVSRKQNFDMRAALLWTINDFPAYGMLSGWTTAGQHACPYCLVNECKSFCLKHSKKWSWFDCHRQFLLPDHVFRKDNKHFRKDRPVEADFASTRLTGEEVWEHVQHLPSIVDATDEELLKLKKKREGWWKRSIFWDLPYWKTLLIRHNLDVMHIEKNFFEQMIHTIMDEKNKTSFKPNAQKDFKLICKARRKGDMIVLKKEEKRVLCNWICSLKFPDGYAPDLSRCVDLKDLRLHGMKSHDCHVFMERLLPVALKHLLPKNEWCAITEISQFFRDVCASTLQIDDMTRLENNIAEIMCKLEKIFPPSFFNSMEHLPVHLPYEAKVGGPVQYRWMYPFERFLNHLKRKIGNKARVEGSICNAYLLEEISNFCSLYYEKHIDTKAKQLDVCDEVEPESNLPELFQDHMGKPSGKCHLRYLVDKEYQSAHMYILSNCEKMNPYET; from the exons ATGTTAAAAAAGCGAGAACAACCTGTGTATGAAGGCAGTAAGATGTCTTTGTTGCAATCTGCGGCGCGGTTATTAACtttgaaatgtgagtttaatatgccgcATAAGTGTGTAGATGGTTTCGCGTCATATATGCGGGATATGATTCCTAACAATAattgtatgactcggaatttcTATGAGACCAAAAAAGTGCTTAAAGCTCTCCAGCTACCCCATCAGAAGATTCATGCATGTCCCACTGgttgtatgcttttttggaatgATGATCATCAACTTGAGCAATGCAAGAAGTGTGGGGCCGATAGATACAAATCTAAAtctaatttaaatggaaaaagagTACCCGAAAACCCATTATTTTATTTCCCGATAGGACCTAGGCTCCAAAGACTTTATGCAAATAAAGATATTGCGGCACAAATGAGATGGCACTACGAGAACCCTCGTGCCAATGGAATaatgtctcatccaagtgacGGAGAGGCTTGGAAGCACTTTGATAAACAACACCCTGATTTTGCGAATGACCCTCGAAAT AGACAATTCATCTTTTTGTCTTTGATTATATCCGGTCCCAAGAATCCCAAGAAAAACTTAGACATATATTTGCAACCATTAGTTCAAGAGTTGAAGGATTTGTGGAAAAATGGGCTGCTAACGTACGATGTGTCGAGGAAGCAAAATTTTGATATGAGAGCTGCACTTTTGTGGACAATCAACGATTTCCCAGCATATGGCATGTTATCTGGGTGGACTACAGCGGGTCAGCATGCATGTCCATATTGTTTGGTTAATGAATGTAAGTCTTTTTGTCTTAAACATAGTAAAAAgtggagttggtttgattgtcatagacaatTCTTATTGCCTGACCATGTTTTTCGGAAAGATAACAAACATTTCCGAAAGGATAGACCCGTGGAGGCTGATTTTGCTTCTACTAGACTAACCGGTGAAGAAGTTTGGGAGCATGTTCAGCATCTACCTTCTATTGTTGATGCAACTGATGAAGAGTTGTtgaagttgaaaaagaaaagggaagggtGGTGGAAGAGAAGTATATTTTGGGATCTTCCATATTGGAAGACTTTGTTAATTCGACATAATTTAGATGTGATGCATAttgaaaagaatttctttgaacaaatgattcacacgattaTGGATGagaaaaataaaacaagttttaaaccgaATGCACAAAAagactttaaattaatttgtaaggCCCGACGGAAAGGAGATATGATTGTTCTTAAAAAGGAAGAGAAGCGGGTACTCTGTAACTGGATATGCAGTTTGAAGTTTCCGGATGGATATGCTCCTGATTTGAGTAGGTGTGTAGACCTAAAGGACTTAAGACTACATggcatgaaaagtcatgattgtcatgtatttATGGAGCGTCTACTACCTGTTGCTCTAAAGCATTTGCTTCCGAAGAATGAATGGTGTGCGATAACTGAGATTAGCCAATTTTTTCGAGATGTGTGTGCATCAACTCTTCAAATTGATGACATGACACGTCTAGAAAATAATATTGCTGAGATCATGTGTAAATTAGAGAAAATATTTCCAccgtcttttttcaattccatggaACATTTACCGGTTCACTTGCCTTACGAAGCCAAAGTTGGTGGACCAGTACAATATAGATGGATGTACCCTTTTGAAAG gtttcttaatcatttgaaacGAAAAATTGGTAACAAAGCACGGGTCGAAGGCTCCATATGCAACGCTTATTTACTTGAAGAAATCTCAAATTTCTGTTCACTCTACTATGAGAAGCATATAGACACAAAAGCCAAACAACTCGATGTTTGTGACGAAGTTGAGCCTGAATCAAATTTACCTGAACTTTTTCAAGATCATATGGGAAAACCCTCGGGGAAGTGCCATCTGAGATATCTTGTTGACAAAGAATACCAATCTGCTCACATGTACATTTTAAGTAATTGTGAGAAAATGAATCCTTATGAAACGTAA
- the LOC141631531 gene encoding uncharacterized protein LOC141631531, which yields MGPSREVRTWKRYSINGYNFRAFKDGKDVSKATLNNGVCVSSTEGADYYGTLDEVIELTYTGDHGSYVAILFKCDWLDNSARGMVIHEQYKLVDVNRKRKYTKYEPFVLAYQVEQLSTLRIMEDSRRSNRRRSGEDDDELRESPPQKLRISIEYKWFEHPEVSKLVTKTVKGNYHEHGPNWSETKPARREQYWKWFKSKVDYPKDEEDQVRAAFTKLFKTRLRTMVCRAVKKQPKWMGDALHAELLFDRQSEEGKKKSAQAQANRKSNAEGGKALGTHTMGRMNSLLVMEKLANGGDYPPAIELLKATKTKKTGGYVSKKAEDYVVSIEAEISALQSQGETDINKDKIYLEKCGFNKKGLVFGTGAAREHYFERSATGSRESNNIDQDYSPGILPRLVSKNVETELRNKVLEDKVQRMEAFLQAKFGSDFDPNCDSNQFQNRDDFNDDGGSGNSTSIPTN from the exons ATGGGCCCGTCAAGAGAAGTAAGAACTTGGAAACGCTATTCCATCAATGGTTATAACTTTAGAGCTTTTAAAGATGGGAAAGATGTATCTAAAGCAACGTTAAACAATGGGGTATGTGTTAGTTCCACTGAAGGAGCCGACTATTATGGAACCCTTGATGAAGTTATTGAGTTGACTTATACCGGTGATCACGGCAGTTATGTGgctatattgtttaaatgtgattggttaGATAATTCTGCTAGAGGTATGGTGATTCATGAACAATATAAGCTTGTAGATGTCAATCGTAAGAGAAAATATACGAAATATGAACCATTCGTGTTGGCATATCAAGTGGAGCAA CTTAGTACCTTAAGGATTATGGAAG ATTCAAGACGAAGCAACCGACGAAGATCTGGCGAAGACGATGATGAGCTCCGTGAATCACCCCCTCAAAAGTTGAGAATATCCATCGAGTATAAGTG GTTTGAACATCCGGAGGTATCGAAGTTAGTGACCAAGACAGTGAAAGGTAATTATCATGAACATGGCCCAAATTGGAGTGAAACTAAACCTGCCCGACGAGAACAGTATTGGAAGTGGTTTAAG AGCAAAGTGGATTATCCTAAAGATGAGGAAGACCAAGTTAGAGCTGCttttaccaaactcttcaaaacACGGCTAAGGACCATGGTTTGTCGGGCCGTAAAGAAGCAGCCGAAATGGATGGGTGATGCACTCCATGCTGAATTGCTATTTGATAGACAGTCCGAAGAAGGGAAAAAAAAATCAGCTCAAGCACAGGCCAATCGCAAATCAAATGCAGAAGGTGGAAAAGCTTTAGGAACGCATACCATGGGCCGAATGAATTCTCTACTAGTGATGGAGAAATTA GCTAATGGAGGAGATTACCCACCTGCAATTGAGTTATTAAAAGCAACAAAAACGAAGAAGACGGGAGGATACGTTTCAAAGAAAGCTGAAGATTACGTT GTATCTATTGAGGCAGAAATTAGCGCCCTTCAATCTCAAGGTGAAACGGATATCAATAAAGATAAAATCTACCTTGAAAAATGCGGCTTTAATAAGAAGGGGTTAGTTTTTGGTACTGGAGCCGCACGCGAGCATTACTTTGAACGCTCGGCTACTGGAAGTAGAGAGTCCAACAATATCGACCAGGATTATTCGCCCGGAATACTACCTCGACTTGTGAGCAAGAATGTTGAAACTGAGCTCCGCAACAAAGTGCTCGAAGACAAAGTACAAAGAATGGAGGCGTTTCTACAAGCAAAGTTTGGGTCTGACTTTGACCCAAATTGTGATAGCAACCAGTTCCAAAATCGAGACGACTTCAATGATGATGGTGGAAGTGGCAACTCGACATCAATCCCAACTAATTAG